In Tenebrio molitor chromosome 6, icTenMoli1.1, whole genome shotgun sequence, one genomic interval encodes:
- the LOC138133600 gene encoding maltase 2-like produces the protein MRLETLATLLSVCSLAACGTTPKEEDPDWWKHATFYQIYPRSFQDSTNDGIGDLQGIIDKIDLFPDAGVDAVWLSPIFDSPQVDQGYDISNYTDIDSDYGTIEDLQKLVEEANARGVKVILDFVPNHTSDKHQWFIDSVNGVEEYRDYYIWANAKTGDDGERLPPNNWISMFKNSAWTWNEERQQYYLHQFASAQPDLNYRNPKVVEAMKDVLRFWLDRGIDGFRIDAVPYLFEDPDLQDEPLSNSTGYNSTDYEYLDHIYTKDLYDTFDMIYQWRQVVDDYTKENGGSTRVLMTEAYTDADKIMLYYGTADGSRLGAHFTFNFNLITDININSTAEDIASSINKWLDGIPEIYTSNWVLGNHDNHRVATRLGPGNIDGLNMVKALLPGVAVTYNGEEIGQEDGEVSYEEGQDPSARDPAIFDQVSRDFERTPYQWDESVNAGFNTGAKPWLPVSEKYLETNLQDEKESNGSSHYKVYQALAKIRSDPILVSGDVEVKAVDEYTLLVKRSNEEASLVVVFNVGDAEVTVDVSADVAEDNSVKIASVDSSREAGSVVDPASLKLDAHEALVIAS, from the exons ATGCGTCTAGAAACACTCGCGACACTTTTATCGGTTTGTTCTTTGGCCGCTTGCGGTACCACCCCAAAAGAAGAGGACCCAGATTGGTGGAAACACGCCACATTCTACCAGATCTATCCCAGATCTTTCCAAGACAGTACCAACGATGGAATTGGCGACCTTCAAGGTATAATcgacaaaattgatttgtttcCGGACGCTGGAGTCGACGCTGTGTGGCTGTCACCAATCTTCGACTCACCACAAGTTGATCAAGGGTACGACATCAGCAACTACACCGATATAGACAGCGATTACGGTACTATCGAAGATCTGCAAAAACTAGTCGAAGAGGCGAACGCTCGAGGAGTCAAAGTGATCCTAGATTTCGTCCCTAACCACACCAGTGACAAGCACCAGTGGTTCATAGATTCAGTCAATGGAGTTGAAGAGTACCGGGACTACTATATTTGGGCAAACGCAAAAACTGGCGACGACGGTGAAAGATTGCCCCCAAATAATTGG ATCAGCATGTTCAAAAACTCCGCTTGGACTTGGAACGAAGAGAGACAACAGTACTACTTGCACCAGTTCGCGTCAGCTCAACCCGATTTGAACTACCGCAACCCTAAAGTAGTCGAAGCGATGAAG GATGTTTTGAGATTCTGGCTCGACCGTGGAATCGACGGGTTCAGAATCGATGCAGTACCTTACTTGTTTGAAGACCCAGACCTGCAAGACGAACCTCTCTCGAACAGTACCGGGTACAACTCAACCGACTACGAGTACCTCGATCACATCTACACCAAAGACCTCTACGACACCTTCGACATGATCTACCAGTGGAGACAAGTGGTCGACGACTACACCAAAGAGAACGGTGGAAGTACTAGAGTACTGATGACAGAAGCGTACACAGATGCAGACAAAATAATGCTCTATTACGGTACTGCTGATGGTAGCAGACTCGGCGCTCACTTTACCTTCAACTTCAATCTAATCACCGACATCAACATCAACTCCACTGCTGAAGATATTGCATCATCTATCAACAAATGGTTGGATGGTATTCCCGAGATCTACACTTCTAATTGGGTACTAGGAAACCATGACAATCACAGAGTGGCTACACGACTCGGTCCCGGAAACATCGACGGTTTGAACATGGTGAAAGCGCTACTCCCCGGAGTCGCGGTAACTTACAACGGCGAAGAAATCGGACAAGAAGACGGAGAAGTATCGTACGAAGAAGGACAAGATCCCAGTGCTCGAGATCCTGCGATTTTCGACCAAGTGAGCAGAGATTTCGAACGGACGCCGTACCAATGGGACGAATCAGTCAACGCCGGATTCAACACCGGAGCCAAGCCTTGGCTGCCAGTCAGCGAAAAATACCTAGAGACCAACTTGCAGGACGAGAAGGAGTCGAACGGATCCAGTCACTACAAAGTGTACCAAGCCCTTGCAAAAATCCGATCCGACCCTATCTTGGTTTCTGGCGATGTGGAAGTCAAAGCAGTTGACGAGTACACACTTCTGGTCAAGAGGAGTAACGAAGAAGCTTCACTGGTGGTGGTGTTCAACGTGGGAGACGCTGAGGTTACCGTAGATGTTTCAGCAGATGTCGCAGAAGACAATAGTGTCAAGATTGCAAGTGTTGACTCTTCCAGGGAGGCGGG GTCAGTAGTGGATCCTGCTAGTTTGAAACTGGACGCCCATGAAGCTTTGGTCATAGCTTCGTAG
- the LOC138133599 gene encoding maltase 2-like isoform X1: MASILDGSGVDCLVKTDWDWWKHTTFYHIYVKSFKDSNNDGIGDLQGIIQKLDHFCDAGVEAIWLSPIFQSPKMDQGYDISNYMDIDPDYGTIDDLKQLIDEAHEKGVKLLLDFVPNHTSDQHQWFKDSVNGVDQYRDFYIWAEPRIDAEGNKLPPNNWISVFNHCAWTWNDKRQQYYFHQFDPSQPDLNFHNPKVVEEMDKVLLFWLDYGVDGFRVDAIPYLVEHKDLPDEPLSHLPGHKPTDYEYLDHIYSKDQPESYQMMHHWRTLLDDYTRKHGGTARILMTEAYTTVANTMLYFGTPDGTKLGAHFTFNFFLVGDANSTASAQDIVDSINKWLDNIPEIYTSNWVLSNHDNHRVATRCGPGNVDGFNMLIAILPGIDITYYGEEIGQENGEVSYEENQDLKVKHFGMFWEFCRDFERTPFQWDDTVNAGFNDGGKTWLPVSRKYKENNLKKQKESEGLSHYKVYRELRKIRKDPVLSFGGCRVRAIGRDVIVVKRKYRESSIVLVFNKGSQGCVVNVSEDVEVPNSVKLTSTDSSRTLGSAIDPANLVLQAHEALVLSCWKVHVPVCSTE; the protein is encoded by the exons ATGGCATCGATTTTGGATGGTAGTGGTg tcGATTGTTTAGTCAAAACCGATTGGGATTGGTGGAAACACACCACTTTCTACCACATCTACGTAAAATCTTTCAAAGATAGCAACAACGACGGGATCGGAGACTTGCAAGGAATAATCCAGAAACTGGATCACTTTTGTGACGCTGGAGTCGAAGCGATTTGGTTGTCGCCCATTTTCCAGTCGCCAAAAATGGACCAAGGGTACGATATCAGCAACTACATGGATATAGATCCAGATTACGGTACCATCGACGACTTGAAACAATTAATAGATGAGGCGCACGAAAAAGGAGTCAAACTCCTTCTAGATTTTGTACCCAACCACACCAGCGACCAACACCAGTGGTTCAAAGATTCGGTCAATGGAGTCGATCAGTACCGCGACTTCTACATCTGGGCGGAGCCTAGAATAGATGCAGAAGGGAACAAACTCCCTCCCAATAATTGG ATCAGTGTGTTCAATCACTGTGCTTGGACCTGGAACGACAAGCGCCAACAGTACTACTTCCACCAGTTCGATCCGTCCCAACCTGACTTAAACTTCCACAACCCCAAAGTAGTGGAAGAGATGGAT AAAGTACTGCTGTTTTGGTTGGACTATGGAGTCGACGGATTCAGAGTAGACGCAATACCGTACTTGGTCGAACACAAAGACTTGCCAGACGAGCCTCTGTCACACCTTCCAGGCCACAAACCGACCGACTACGAGTACCTCGACCACATCTACTCCAAAGACCAGCCCGAGTCGTACCAGATGATGCACCACTGGAGGACCTTACTCGACGACTACACCCGCAAGCACGGCGGCACCGCTAGGATTCTCATGACCGAAGCATACACCACCGTTGCCAACACCATGCTCTACTTCGGCACCCCAGATGGTACCAAGCTCGGAGCGCACTTCACCTTCAATTTTTTCCTAGTGGGTGATGCGAACAGTACCGCCAGCGCCCAAGACATCGTCGACTCGATCAATAAATGGTTGGACAACATCCCCGAAATCTACACCTCCAATTGGGTACTGAGCAATCACGACAACCACAGAGTGGCGACCAGATGTGGTCCTGGAAACGTCGACGGGTTCAATATGTTGATCGCGATCCTTCCGGGGATCGATATCACCTACTACGGGGAGGAGATAGGGCAGGAGAACGGGGAGGTGTCCTACGAGGAGAATCAAGACTTGAAAGTGAAACATTTCGGGATGTTTTGGGAGTTTTGTAGGGATTTCGAACGGACGCCGTTCCAGTGGGACGATACTGTCAATGCTGGGTTTAATGATGGGGGGAAGACTTGGTTGCCTGTCAGTAGGAAGTACAAAGAAAATAACTTGAAGAAGCAGAAAGAGAGTGAAGGGTTGAGTCACTACAAAGTCTACAGAGAGTTGAGGAAGATCAGAAAGGATCCAGTTTTGAGTTTTGGGGGTTGTAGAGTTAGAGCGATTGGGAGGGATGTTATAGTGGTCAAGAGGAAGTATCGAGAGTCCTCGATTGTTCTGGTTTTCAATAAAGGAAGCCAGGGCTGTGTGGTCAATGTTTCCGAAGATGTAGAAGTACCAAATTCTGTCAAACTAACCAGTACTGATTCTTCTAGAACTTTAGG ATCTGCTATAGATCCGGCTAATTTGGTACTACAAGCCCATGAAGCTCTAGTACTATCTTGTTGGAAAGTACATGTACCTGTATGCAGTACCGAATAA
- the LOC138133599 gene encoding maltase 2-like isoform X2, which produces MASILDGSGVDCLVKTDWDWWKHTTFYHIYVKSFKDSNNDGIGDLQGIIQKLDHFCDAGVEAIWLSPIFQSPKMDQGYDISNYMDIDPDYGTIDDLKQLIDEAHEKGVKLLLDFVPNHTSDQHQWFKDSVNGVDQYRDFYIWAEPRIDAEGNKLPPNNWKVLLFWLDYGVDGFRVDAIPYLVEHKDLPDEPLSHLPGHKPTDYEYLDHIYSKDQPESYQMMHHWRTLLDDYTRKHGGTARILMTEAYTTVANTMLYFGTPDGTKLGAHFTFNFFLVGDANSTASAQDIVDSINKWLDNIPEIYTSNWVLSNHDNHRVATRCGPGNVDGFNMLIAILPGIDITYYGEEIGQENGEVSYEENQDLKVKHFGMFWEFCRDFERTPFQWDDTVNAGFNDGGKTWLPVSRKYKENNLKKQKESEGLSHYKVYRELRKIRKDPVLSFGGCRVRAIGRDVIVVKRKYRESSIVLVFNKGSQGCVVNVSEDVEVPNSVKLTSTDSSRTLGSAIDPANLVLQAHEALVLSCWKVHVPVCSTE; this is translated from the exons ATGGCATCGATTTTGGATGGTAGTGGTg tcGATTGTTTAGTCAAAACCGATTGGGATTGGTGGAAACACACCACTTTCTACCACATCTACGTAAAATCTTTCAAAGATAGCAACAACGACGGGATCGGAGACTTGCAAGGAATAATCCAGAAACTGGATCACTTTTGTGACGCTGGAGTCGAAGCGATTTGGTTGTCGCCCATTTTCCAGTCGCCAAAAATGGACCAAGGGTACGATATCAGCAACTACATGGATATAGATCCAGATTACGGTACCATCGACGACTTGAAACAATTAATAGATGAGGCGCACGAAAAAGGAGTCAAACTCCTTCTAGATTTTGTACCCAACCACACCAGCGACCAACACCAGTGGTTCAAAGATTCGGTCAATGGAGTCGATCAGTACCGCGACTTCTACATCTGGGCGGAGCCTAGAATAGATGCAGAAGGGAACAAACTCCCTCCCAATAATTGG AAAGTACTGCTGTTTTGGTTGGACTATGGAGTCGACGGATTCAGAGTAGACGCAATACCGTACTTGGTCGAACACAAAGACTTGCCAGACGAGCCTCTGTCACACCTTCCAGGCCACAAACCGACCGACTACGAGTACCTCGACCACATCTACTCCAAAGACCAGCCCGAGTCGTACCAGATGATGCACCACTGGAGGACCTTACTCGACGACTACACCCGCAAGCACGGCGGCACCGCTAGGATTCTCATGACCGAAGCATACACCACCGTTGCCAACACCATGCTCTACTTCGGCACCCCAGATGGTACCAAGCTCGGAGCGCACTTCACCTTCAATTTTTTCCTAGTGGGTGATGCGAACAGTACCGCCAGCGCCCAAGACATCGTCGACTCGATCAATAAATGGTTGGACAACATCCCCGAAATCTACACCTCCAATTGGGTACTGAGCAATCACGACAACCACAGAGTGGCGACCAGATGTGGTCCTGGAAACGTCGACGGGTTCAATATGTTGATCGCGATCCTTCCGGGGATCGATATCACCTACTACGGGGAGGAGATAGGGCAGGAGAACGGGGAGGTGTCCTACGAGGAGAATCAAGACTTGAAAGTGAAACATTTCGGGATGTTTTGGGAGTTTTGTAGGGATTTCGAACGGACGCCGTTCCAGTGGGACGATACTGTCAATGCTGGGTTTAATGATGGGGGGAAGACTTGGTTGCCTGTCAGTAGGAAGTACAAAGAAAATAACTTGAAGAAGCAGAAAGAGAGTGAAGGGTTGAGTCACTACAAAGTCTACAGAGAGTTGAGGAAGATCAGAAAGGATCCAGTTTTGAGTTTTGGGGGTTGTAGAGTTAGAGCGATTGGGAGGGATGTTATAGTGGTCAAGAGGAAGTATCGAGAGTCCTCGATTGTTCTGGTTTTCAATAAAGGAAGCCAGGGCTGTGTGGTCAATGTTTCCGAAGATGTAGAAGTACCAAATTCTGTCAAACTAACCAGTACTGATTCTTCTAGAACTTTAGG ATCTGCTATAGATCCGGCTAATTTGGTACTACAAGCCCATGAAGCTCTAGTACTATCTTGTTGGAAAGTACATGTACCTGTATGCAGTACCGAATAA